One part of the Vitis riparia cultivar Riparia Gloire de Montpellier isolate 1030 chromosome 6, EGFV_Vit.rip_1.0, whole genome shotgun sequence genome encodes these proteins:
- the LOC117917132 gene encoding protein DETOXIFICATION 42, whose amino-acid sequence MAEEDGLCPSRDGKGIPLWIFLKDARFAFKMDELGLEIAQIAFPAALALAADPIASLVDTAFIGQLGPVELAAVGVSIAVFNQVSRIAIFPLVSVTTSFVAEEDTIGILDSEPEVSNSVEMGSTVNGETKKLIPKGPGERPYDSEMHGSGHDTPKFERKRHIPSASAALVVGGILGLIQAIFLISGAKPLLNFMGVHSDSPMLTPAQEYLTLRSLGAPAVLLSLAMQGVFRGFKDTKTPLYATVAGDVTNIILDPIFMFVFHMGVSGAAIAHVISQYIISVILFWRLMQQVELLPPSTKVLRFGRFLKNGFLLLMRVIAVTFCVTLAASLAARQGPTSMAAFQVCLQVWLATSLLADGLAVAGQAILASAFAKQDYSKATAAASRVLQLGLVLGLVLSSILGTGMQSAAKLFTKDLSVLHLISIGIPFVAVTQPINSLAFVFDGVNFGASDFAYSAYSMVLVAIVSILCLFILSSSFGFVGIWVALTIYVTLRAFAGFWRIGTGSGPWSFLRS is encoded by the exons ATGGCCGAGGAAGATGGTCTCTGTCCATCCCGTGATGGGAAGGGAATCCCCCTCTGGATATTCTTGAAGGATGCAAG ATTCGCCTTCAAAATGGATGAGCTTGGTTTGGAAATAGCACAAATTGCATTTCCAGCAGCACTGGCTCTGGCAGCAGATCCTATTGCTTCTCTGGTTGACACAGCATTCATTGGCCAGTTAG GTCCAGTGGAACTTGCTGCTGTAGGAGTTTCTATTGCTGTGTTCAATCAAGTATCAAGGATCGCAATATTCCCACTTGTCAGTGTCACAACCTCTTTCGTTGCTGAAGAAGATACCATTGGAATACTGGACTCTGAACCTGAAGTTAGCAACAGTGTGGAAATGGGCTCAACTGTAAATGGTGAAACCAAAAAGTTGATACCAAAGG GTCCTGGTGAGAGACCATACGATTCAGAAATGCATGGTAGTGGTCATGATACGCCAAAGTTTGAGCGTAAAAGGCATATCCCATCAGCCTCAGCTGCACTGGTTGTTGGTGGTATCCTTGGCCTCATCCAAGCCATATTTCTCATTTCTGGAGCAAAACCTTTATTGAACTTCATGGGAGTCCATTCT gATTCCCCTATGCTAACCCCAGCACAAGAATACTTGACTCTGAGGTCACTTGGTGCTCCTGCTGTTCTTCTATCATTAGCCATGCAAGGGGTCTTTCGCGGATTTAAGGATACAAAAACTCCTCTATATGCCACTG TGGCAGGAGACGTAACAAACATAATTTTAGACCCGatatttatgtttgttttccATATGGGTGTCAGTGGTGCAGCCATTGCCCATGTTATATCTCA GTACATTATTTCTGTTATCCTCTTTTGGAGATTAATGCAACAAGTCGAACTCTTACCTCCAAGTACCAAAGTTCTGCGATTTGGTCGATTTCTGAAAAATG GTTTCCTATTATTGATGAGGGTTATAGCTGTGACATTCTGTGTGACTCTAGCTGCATCTTTAGCTGCACGCCAGGGACCAACATCGATGGCCGCATTCCAGGTCTGCTTGCAGGTTTGGTTGGCAACGTCTCTTCTTGCTGATGGCTTAGCGGTTGCCGGGCAG GCCATACTTGCAAGCGCATTTGCTAAACAGGACTACAGCAAGGCCACAGCTGCTGCATCAAGAGTATTGCAG TTGGGGTTGGTTCTGGGGTTGGTTCTGTCATCCATCCTTGGAACTGGAATGCAGTCTGCAGCAAAACTGTTCACAAAGGATCTCAGTGTCCTCCATCTCATCAGTATAGGCATTCCG TTTGTTGCAGTTACTCAACCTATCAACTCTCTGGCCTTTGTTTTTGATGGGGTCAACTTTGGTGCATCTGATTTTGCATATTCTGCATATTCCATG GTTCTGGTGGCCATAGTCAGCATCTTGTGCTTGTTCATTCTCTCGTCCAGTTTCGGCTTTGTCGGAATCTGGGTGGCGCTGACCATCTATGTGACACTGAGAGCATTTGCTGGCTTTTGGAG GATAGGGACTGGGAGCGGACCTTGGAGCTTCCTCAGAAGCTGA
- the LOC117916485 gene encoding dicarboxylate transporter 1, chloroplastic codes for MASLPLSSSSHLGFRPFSRGQSPPTISFLRSRSTSNGGKQFQQSLLTTTTNPLRVPSPISLTNRVARKLTTVVRASSSTAVTSNPSPPWQGAALKPLAAAIATGVILWFVPQPAGVSRNAWQLLAIFLATIVGIITQPLPLGAVALLGLGASVLTKTLTFAAAFSAFGDPIPWLIALAFFFARGFIKTGLGNRIAYQFVSLFGSSSLGLGYSLVFSEALLAPAIPSVSARAGGIFLPLVKSLCVACGSNVGDGTENRLGSWLMLTCFQTSCISSAMFLTGMAANPLSANLTFNTIKQTLGWTEWAKAAFVPGLVSLIVVPLLLYVIYPPTVKSSPDAPKLAREKLENMGPMSRNEIIMAGTLLLTVGLWIFGGVLNVDAVTAAILGLSVLLVTGVVTWKECLAESVAWDTLTWFAALIAMAGYLNKYGLISWFSQTVVKFVGGLGLSWQLSFSILLLLYFYSHYFFASGAAHIGAMFTAFLSVASALGTPPYFGAMVLAFLSNLMGGLTHYGIGSAPIFYGANYVSLAKWWGYGFLISIVNIVIWLGIGGVWWKAIGLW; via the exons ATGGCTTCTCTTCCactctcctcctcctcccatCTAGGGTTCCGCCCTTTCTCTCGCGGGCAATCGCCGCCGACCATTTCTTTCCTCAGATCCAGATCCACATCCAATGGCGGCAAGCAGTTCCAACAGAGTTTGTTAACTACCACCACTAACCCCCTGCGAGTTCCCTCGCCAATCTCACTGACCAATCGCGTTGCGAGAAAGCTAACCACCGTCGTTCGCGCTTCTTCCTCCACTGCCGTCACCTCTAACCCCAGTCCGCCATGGCAGGGCGCGGCTCTGAAGCCGCTCGCTGCTGCGATCGCCACCGGGGTCATCCTATGGTTCGTGCCGCAGCCGGCCGGTGTCTCGAGGAACGCGTGGCAGCTGCTCGCGATCTTCCTCGCCACCATCGTCGGCATCATCACGCAGCCGCTGCCGCTCGGAGCCGTCGCTCTCCTCGGCCTAGGCGCATCCGTGCTCACCAAAACTCTCACTTTCGCCGCTGCCTTTTCCGCTTTCGGCGATCCGATCCCGTGGCTTATCGCGCTCGCTTTCTTCTTTGCCAGAGGTTTTATCAAGACCGGACTCGGCAATCGCATTGCCTACCAGTTCGTTTCGCTCTTCGGAAGTTCATCGTTGGGGCTAGGGTATAGTTTAGTGTTCAGCGAAGCTTTGCTGGCGCCGGCCATACCGTCCGTATCGGCGAGAGCCGGCGGAATTTTTCTTCCATTGGTCAAATCACTCTGTGTTGCCTGCGGTAGCAATGTTGGAGACGGCACCGAGAATCGGCTGGGGTCTTGGTTGATGCTCACTTGTTTCCAGACGTCTTGCATTTCGTCTGCCATGTTTTTGACAGGAATGGCTGCGAACCCGTTGAGTGCAAATTTGACTTTTAACACTATCAAGCAGACTCTTGGGTGGACTGAGTGGGCGAAGGCTGCGTTTGTGCCCGGTTTGGTGTCCTTGATTGTTGTGCCATTGCTTTTGTATGTGATTTATCCGCCCACTGTGAAGAGCAGTCCCGATGCACCAAAGCTTGCTAGGGAGAAGCTGGAGAATATGGGGCCTATGTCTCGGAATGAGATTATAATGGCGGGGACTCTGCTTCTCACG GTGGGGCTGTGGATTTTTGGAGGTGTGCTGAATGTTGATGCTGTTACTGCTGCAATTCTGGGGTTATCTGTCCTCCTTGTGACTGGGGTTGTGACATGGAAGGAGTGCTTAGCAGAATCAGTTGCCTGGGATACCCTCACATGGTTTGCTGCACTTATCGCAATGGCAGGGTATCTTAACAAATACGGTCTCATCTCCTGGTTCAGCCAAACTGTAGTAAAG TTTGTTGGTGGATTGGGTCTTTCATGGCAGCTATCTTTCAGCATTCTGCTTCTGCTCTATTTCTACTCTCACTATTTCTTTGCAAGTGGAGCTGCTCATATAGGTGCCATGTTCACAGCCTTCTTATCAGTTGCTAGTGCCCTAGGCACTCCTCCATATTTTGGAGCCATGGTGCTGGCCTTCCTTTCCAACCTCATGGGTGGCCTCACCCACTATGGCATTGGATCAGCACCCATTTTCTATGGTGCCAACTACGTATCCCTGGCCAAATGGTGGGGTTATGGATTCCTCATATCCATCGTTAATATTGTTATCTGGCTTGGAATTGGTGGGGTGTGGTGGAAGGCCATTGGCTTGTGGTAA